TTCAGATATCCCCTTTAGGGATATAAGGGTGGATGCCGCGTTATCACGGAGCGAGAATCCGGCATACCTTTATCTCCGGGAGGCGTGATGCGTCCTCGCCACGATGATGATAAACCCAGCTCTGACCAGTGATGAGAGACGGGCGAGCTGAGTGGCCATTTGATATTTCTTTTATTTCAGGCCACAAGAATAAAGTATTCTGTCTCGGATATTCAAGAAGGGATGGAGATGCCGACTGGGTACGATCTTATAGAGCATAGTCATGAGTTCAGAATGCACCTGCTGAAGAGATTGGCAGCGGGATTGATCGACGCCATTGTGATCTTCCTCCCGGTCGTGTTAATCGTCTATTTGGTCGACTTGGAACCAAAGGAAATGTTGGTCGGGGTTCTTTCAGGGTTCTGTTGGTTCTTTTATTCAGCCGTATTTGAGTCGAGGACTGGGGCTTCCATTGGCAAGAAAATGTTAGGATTAATTGTAGTTTCTACTGATGGGCCAATGAGTTTCAGTAAAGGAATCATTAGGAATGTTCCAAAGATGTTCTGGTATATTTTTTTACCACTAGATATTTTAGTGGGTTTTACTAGAAACCAAGATCCCAGGCAGAGATGGGTCGATAGCGTTTCAGCCACAACAGTAATTAAAAAATAAAAATTAAAAGAGGTTTATTTTAAGCA
The nucleotide sequence above comes from Methanomassiliicoccales archaeon. Encoded proteins:
- a CDS encoding RDD family protein, encoding MPTGYDLIEHSHEFRMHLLKRLAAGLIDAIVIFLPVVLIVYLVDLEPKEMLVGVLSGFCWFFYSAVFESRTGASIGKKMLGLIVVSTDGPMSFSKGIIRNVPKMFWYIFLPLDILVGFTRNQDPRQRWVDSVSATTVIKK